From Enhydrobacter sp., the proteins below share one genomic window:
- a CDS encoding phytanoyl-CoA dioxygenase family protein — translation MSVLSRQQIDAFWRDGYLMVEEAVTPTQLAALKGEIERWVEASRAHSVPFGPPTIDGRPRFDMGAEHTAEKPALRRINNPSDISDAYREVMLDARTVDMVADLIGPDVKFHHCKINLKLSGARTEVNYHQDFAYTPHTNDDIVTALLFLDDIDERNGCLTVVPGSHKGPMLSLFEGERFTGAVAPAEEQQALGRSVPCVGKAGSVCLMHTKLLHGSAANGSDASRGLYICVYTAADAVPIARNPMPSLNEGRIVRGKEARFARLTAGLVELPKQPKSASFFTVLGQESKQAAE, via the coding sequence ATGTCCGTGCTGAGCCGCCAACAGATCGACGCCTTCTGGCGTGACGGATACCTCATGGTCGAGGAGGCCGTGACGCCGACCCAGCTCGCCGCGCTCAAGGGCGAGATCGAGCGCTGGGTCGAGGCGAGCCGGGCCCATTCCGTGCCCTTCGGTCCGCCGACGATCGACGGTCGGCCGCGCTTCGACATGGGCGCCGAGCACACGGCCGAGAAACCGGCCCTGCGGCGCATCAACAATCCCTCCGACATCTCCGACGCCTACCGGGAAGTGATGCTCGACGCGCGCACCGTCGACATGGTCGCCGACCTGATCGGGCCAGACGTCAAGTTCCATCACTGCAAGATCAACCTGAAGCTTTCCGGCGCCAGAACCGAGGTGAACTACCATCAGGACTTTGCCTATACGCCCCACACCAACGACGACATCGTGACGGCCTTGCTGTTCCTCGACGACATCGACGAGAGAAACGGCTGCCTGACCGTCGTGCCGGGGTCGCACAAGGGACCCATGTTGTCGCTGTTCGAGGGCGAGCGCTTCACCGGAGCGGTGGCGCCGGCGGAGGAGCAGCAGGCGCTCGGGCGATCCGTGCCCTGCGTCGGCAAGGCGGGAAGCGTTTGCCTGATGCACACCAAGTTGCTGCACGGCTCGGCCGCCAACGGTTCCGATGCGTCGCGCGGGCTTTACATCTGCGTCTATACGGCGGCCGATGCGGTGCCGATCGCGCGCAATCCGATGCCGAGCCTCAACGAGGGCCGCATCGTGCGAGGAAAGGAAGCCCGCTTCGCCCGCCTGACTGCGGGACTGGTGGAGCTGCCCAAGCAGCCGAAATCGGCCTCCTTCTTCACCGTGCTCGGCCAGGAGTCCAAGCAGGCGGCGGAGTGA
- a CDS encoding ABC transporter ATP-binding protein, whose product MAGASAQRAAAQTGDNQLVVEGVSKKFGGVTAVQDVSLDVPRGGILSIIGPNGAGKTSLLNMVSGFYKPDTGRIVLEGQDITHRKPSEIAALGIARTFQNIALFSGLTVLDNLMLGRHVRMKAGVISSMVYWGMAQKEDIAHRAACEEIIEFLKLQDLRKQPTAALAYGLRKRVELGRALAVQPSVLLLDEPMGGMNQDEKEDMARYILDVNQERGITVVLIEHDMGVVMDISDRVVVLDRGRRISAGTPEEVQRDPAVIEAYLGTAKSGGRA is encoded by the coding sequence ATGGCGGGGGCGTCTGCCCAGCGCGCAGCCGCGCAGACGGGCGACAACCAGCTCGTCGTCGAGGGCGTGTCCAAGAAGTTCGGCGGCGTGACCGCCGTGCAGGACGTTTCGCTCGACGTACCGCGGGGCGGCATCCTTTCTATCATTGGCCCCAATGGCGCGGGCAAGACGTCGCTGCTCAACATGGTTTCGGGCTTTTACAAGCCGGATACGGGCCGCATCGTGCTCGAAGGCCAAGACATCACGCACCGCAAGCCGAGCGAAATCGCGGCGTTGGGCATCGCCCGCACCTTCCAGAACATCGCGCTCTTCAGCGGGCTCACCGTGCTCGACAACCTCATGCTCGGGCGGCATGTCCGCATGAAGGCCGGCGTCATTTCGAGCATGGTCTATTGGGGGATGGCCCAGAAGGAGGACATTGCCCATCGCGCGGCGTGCGAGGAGATCATCGAGTTCCTCAAGCTTCAGGATCTGCGCAAGCAGCCGACGGCCGCGCTCGCCTACGGCTTGCGCAAGCGCGTCGAGCTGGGACGGGCGCTGGCCGTCCAACCCAGCGTCCTGCTGCTCGACGAGCCGATGGGTGGCATGAACCAGGACGAGAAGGAGGACATGGCGCGCTACATCCTGGACGTGAACCAGGAGCGCGGCATCACGGTGGTGCTGATCGAACACGACATGGGCGTGGTCATGGACATTTCGGATCGCGTCGTGGTGCTCGATCGCGGCCGCCGCATCTCGGCGGGGACGCCGGAAGAGGTGCAACGCGACCCCGCCGTCATCGAGGCCTACCTCGGTACCGCCAAGTCCGGAGGACGAGCATGA
- a CDS encoding polysaccharide deacetylase codes for MARHIVCLTFDHDHLSGFIARGLTTPTAISRGEYDVVVIPRLVALLERYGIKATFFTPGHTIDSTPRAVAPYVEAGHELAHHGWTHRLPVTLSRDEEEEELVRGNESIKRISGSLARGYRSPAWDLSPHSIELLLKHGIRYDSSMMGHDYDCYFARQGDVAELEAPFVRGRETALVEMPISWSLDDFPHFEYMRNPNGSIQAGLMNATNVLENFVDDFTYMTRVQPDFGILTYTFHPHVIGRGHRMMMLERLIQKLMEGGAVFMTMEAAMHEWLARRPAEQKAAAE; via the coding sequence ATGGCCCGCCATATCGTCTGCCTGACCTTCGACCATGACCACCTTTCGGGCTTCATCGCCCGCGGCCTGACGACCCCGACCGCGATTTCGCGCGGCGAATACGACGTCGTGGTGATCCCCCGACTGGTCGCACTGCTCGAACGCTACGGCATCAAGGCCACGTTCTTCACGCCGGGCCACACCATCGACAGTACGCCCCGCGCGGTGGCTCCCTATGTCGAAGCCGGCCACGAACTCGCGCATCACGGATGGACACACCGCCTGCCGGTCACCCTCTCGCGCGACGAAGAGGAGGAGGAGCTCGTGCGCGGCAACGAATCGATCAAGCGCATCAGCGGCAGCCTCGCGCGCGGCTATCGCTCGCCGGCCTGGGACCTCTCGCCCCATTCCATAGAGCTGCTGCTCAAGCACGGCATCCGGTACGACAGCTCGATGATGGGGCACGACTACGACTGCTACTTCGCCCGCCAGGGGGATGTCGCGGAACTCGAGGCGCCTTTCGTACGCGGCCGCGAGACGGCACTGGTCGAGATGCCGATCAGCTGGTCACTCGACGACTTCCCGCACTTCGAATACATGCGCAACCCGAACGGCTCGATCCAGGCCGGCTTGATGAACGCGACCAATGTCCTCGAGAACTTCGTCGACGACTTCACCTACATGACGCGCGTGCAGCCCGATTTCGGCATACTCACCTACACTTTCCATCCGCACGTCATCGGCCGCGGCCATCGCATGATGATGCTCGAGCGGCTGATCCAGAAGCTGATGGAAGGCGGCGCTGTGTTCATGACCATGGAAGCCGCCATGCACGAATGGCTGGCGCGGCGCCCGGCCGAACAAAAGGCGGCGGCCGAATAG
- a CDS encoding ABC transporter ATP-binding protein: protein MTTLALRNVSRRFGPVEAVAGFTLELAAGEFVSLLGPSGCGKTTTLRMIAGFVPPSEGIIEMNGEVISSPTRVVPPEKRRMSMIFQSYAIWPNMTVGENVAFGLQVRRLARAEIDRRVDRILDVVQMRTLKERYPGELSGGQQQRVALARAIVVEPEVLLLDEPLSNLDASLREEMRAEIRRLHDEFKITTVYVTHDQSEAMVTSDRIVVMNKGRIEQVDAPQALYCHPRSRFVAGFIGRTNFVEKDGGVYSLRPQAIAISISEPAAHGISAEIVGRSYLGESWDYQALPQGDIRPLRISTAPAQVFEVGQRVWLEIDPAAMVRVE from the coding sequence ATGACCACGCTCGCGCTCAGGAATGTTTCGCGCCGCTTCGGCCCGGTCGAGGCCGTGGCCGGGTTCACCCTTGAACTCGCCGCCGGTGAATTCGTCTCGCTGCTGGGGCCATCCGGCTGCGGCAAGACGACCACCCTGCGCATGATCGCGGGGTTCGTGCCACCCAGCGAGGGCATCATCGAGATGAACGGCGAGGTGATCTCGTCGCCGACGCGCGTCGTACCGCCGGAGAAGCGGCGCATGTCGATGATCTTCCAGAGCTACGCCATCTGGCCGAACATGACGGTGGGCGAGAACGTGGCGTTCGGCTTGCAGGTCCGTCGTCTGGCGCGCGCCGAGATCGATCGCCGGGTGGACCGCATCCTCGATGTCGTGCAGATGCGCACCCTCAAGGAGCGCTACCCGGGAGAATTGTCGGGCGGCCAGCAGCAACGGGTCGCCCTGGCACGCGCCATCGTCGTCGAGCCGGAGGTGCTCCTGCTCGATGAGCCGTTGTCGAACCTCGACGCCAGCCTCCGCGAGGAGATGCGCGCCGAGATTCGTCGACTGCACGACGAGTTCAAGATAACCACCGTCTACGTCACGCACGACCAGTCGGAAGCGATGGTGACGTCCGACCGGATCGTGGTGATGAACAAGGGTCGGATCGAGCAGGTAGACGCGCCTCAGGCCCTCTATTGTCACCCACGCAGCCGTTTTGTCGCCGGTTTCATCGGTCGCACCAATTTCGTCGAGAAGGACGGTGGCGTGTATTCTCTTCGTCCCCAGGCCATCGCCATCTCGATATCCGAGCCGGCGGCCCACGGCATTTCGGCGGAAATCGTCGGCCGCTCCTACCTCGGGGAATCCTGGGACTACCAGGCTCTGCCGCAGGGCGACATCAGGCCGCTGCGAATCTCCACCGCGCCGGCCCAGGTCTTCGAAGTCGGGCAGCGCGTCTGGCTGGAGATCGATCCGGCCGCCATGGTACGAGTGGAGTGA
- a CDS encoding CoA transferase has protein sequence MTAGPLSRFTVLDLTRVRAGPTAVRYLADWGANCIKVEMPPGAGDMDMGGPRHGPDFQNLHRNKRSITLNLKEPDGRAVFMKLVEKADVVVENYRADVKFRLGIDYESLKKVNPRIVLGSISGFGQDGPYAERAGFDQIAQGMGGLMWVTGMEGQGPVRAGIAVADVGAGLHCAIGILVALLERETSGQGQWISTSLLQAMISMCDFQAARWTIAKDVPGQAGNNHPTSIPTGVFKTKDGYINIAASGGHIYKRFCEAMKSPELYTDERFATDKARRTNRDTLNAEIDKRVAQYNSADLVKLLNDSGVPAGPIYKMDEMFADPQVKHLKMAHPVKSPKLGDIEVIGQAINMSRTPFEMRNATPEQGEHTEQVLKEFGYDGAAIADFRKRGVI, from the coding sequence ATGACCGCAGGACCGCTTTCCCGCTTCACCGTGCTCGACCTGACGCGCGTGCGCGCCGGCCCGACGGCGGTCCGCTACCTGGCCGACTGGGGCGCCAACTGCATCAAGGTCGAGATGCCGCCCGGCGCTGGTGATATGGACATGGGCGGGCCGCGCCACGGGCCGGACTTCCAGAACCTGCACCGCAACAAGCGGTCGATCACGCTCAACCTGAAGGAGCCCGACGGCAGGGCCGTCTTCATGAAGCTGGTCGAGAAGGCCGACGTGGTGGTCGAGAACTACCGCGCCGACGTGAAGTTCCGCCTCGGCATCGACTACGAGAGCCTGAAGAAGGTCAACCCGCGCATCGTGCTGGGCTCGATCTCGGGCTTCGGCCAGGACGGCCCCTATGCCGAGCGCGCAGGCTTCGACCAGATCGCCCAGGGCATGGGTGGCCTGATGTGGGTCACCGGCATGGAAGGCCAGGGCCCGGTGCGCGCGGGCATCGCCGTCGCCGACGTGGGCGCGGGCCTGCACTGCGCCATCGGCATCCTGGTCGCGCTGTTGGAGCGCGAGACGTCGGGGCAGGGACAGTGGATCTCGACCTCGCTGCTGCAGGCGATGATTTCCATGTGCGACTTCCAGGCGGCACGCTGGACCATCGCCAAGGACGTGCCGGGCCAGGCCGGCAACAACCATCCGACCTCGATCCCGACCGGCGTGTTCAAGACCAAGGACGGCTACATCAACATCGCCGCCTCCGGCGGGCACATCTACAAGCGCTTCTGCGAGGCGATGAAGTCGCCCGAGCTCTATACCGACGAACGTTTCGCCACCGACAAGGCGCGCCGCACGAATCGCGACACCTTGAACGCGGAGATCGACAAGCGCGTGGCGCAGTACAACAGCGCCGACTTGGTGAAGCTCCTGAACGATTCAGGCGTTCCGGCCGGCCCGATCTACAAGATGGACGAGATGTTCGCCGACCCCCAGGTCAAGCATCTGAAGATGGCGCATCCGGTAAAGTCGCCGAAGCTGGGTGACATCGAGGTGATCGGCCAGGCGATCAACATGAGCCGCACACCCTTCGAGATGCGCAACGCCACGCCGGAGCAGGGTGAGCATACCGAACAGGTGCTGAAGGAATTCGGCTACGACGGCGCGGCGATCGCCGACTTCCGCAAACGCGGGGTGATCTGA
- a CDS encoding enoyl-CoA hydratase/isomerase family protein encodes MISPTPNMIAEKAGPVGRLVFNKPAKHNATSTDMWEAIPVILDEFEKDPAIRVVVVTGAGDKAFVSGADISEFEKARNTPEQVAYYDKIGEIANARLTRCSKPTIARIRGYCIGGGLAVALTCDIRIASDNSKFGVPAARLGLGYRASGLKILMDLVGPSTAKEIFFTARHFSAQEALGMGLVNRVVPDAELDSYVDNYCRMIGENAPLTMHAAKRTIEELTRLDGKPDFARLSGLVKECFDSEDYVEGRHAFMEKRKPVFKGR; translated from the coding sequence ATGATCAGCCCGACACCCAACATGATCGCGGAGAAGGCGGGGCCGGTTGGGCGCCTGGTCTTCAACAAGCCGGCCAAGCACAACGCCACCTCGACCGACATGTGGGAAGCGATTCCCGTCATCCTGGACGAGTTCGAGAAGGATCCGGCGATCCGCGTCGTCGTGGTCACCGGCGCGGGCGACAAGGCCTTCGTGTCCGGGGCGGACATCTCGGAGTTCGAGAAGGCGCGCAACACGCCGGAGCAGGTGGCCTACTACGACAAGATCGGCGAGATCGCCAACGCGCGCCTCACCAGGTGCTCAAAGCCGACCATCGCGCGAATCCGGGGATACTGCATCGGCGGCGGACTGGCCGTCGCGCTGACCTGCGACATCCGCATCGCCTCGGACAACAGCAAATTCGGCGTGCCGGCGGCGCGGCTCGGGCTCGGTTATCGCGCCTCGGGCCTGAAGATCCTGATGGACCTGGTCGGCCCGTCGACCGCGAAGGAGATCTTCTTCACCGCCCGGCATTTCTCCGCGCAAGAGGCATTGGGCATGGGCCTGGTCAACCGGGTGGTGCCCGACGCCGAGCTCGACTCCTACGTCGACAACTACTGCCGGATGATTGGCGAAAACGCGCCGCTCACCATGCATGCTGCCAAGCGTACCATCGAGGAGCTGACGCGGCTCGACGGCAAACCCGACTTCGCTCGCTTGAGCGGGCTGGTGAAGGAGTGCTTCGACTCGGAAGACTATGTCGAGGGCCGCCACGCTTTCATGGAGAAGCGCAAGCCGGTGTTCAAGGGACGGTAG
- a CDS encoding extracellular solute-binding protein yields MRVWGRLALGAALALVPVGLQAEMGALERDARSEGHLTWYVAHYTSEAAADLANAFGDRYGVKVKVVHTTAQVSYQRLLQDLKNKQAICDVFSSTDVGHYVRLKDKGYLARYEPQNAAKIAEPFRSFDRDGFYHATSAGFVLLTYNTTELPVDRAPKKWTDLLELEWKHRIATGHPGFSGYVGTWAVAMRKLYGWSFFERLEKNKPQIGRSINDTLSMLSAGQRQLGVGAAGPTLARATRGSPLAITFPADGAVLVIAPSAVMKDSRNPNAARLFIEFLNSTEASRINAAHFAVPIRPEVTSPPGLRPLQSVKTIRPTVSEIAQGIPEVIDQWRETFGN; encoded by the coding sequence ATGAGGGTGTGGGGACGCCTTGCGCTGGGCGCCGCTCTCGCACTGGTTCCTGTCGGGCTGCAAGCCGAGATGGGGGCGCTCGAGCGCGACGCGCGAAGCGAAGGTCATCTGACCTGGTATGTCGCCCACTATACGTCGGAGGCCGCAGCGGACCTGGCAAACGCCTTCGGCGACCGATACGGCGTCAAGGTCAAGGTCGTCCATACGACGGCACAGGTTTCCTACCAGCGTCTGCTGCAGGATCTGAAGAACAAGCAGGCGATTTGCGATGTCTTCTCGTCCACCGACGTCGGGCACTACGTTCGGCTGAAGGACAAAGGGTACCTGGCCCGCTACGAACCCCAAAATGCGGCGAAGATCGCCGAGCCGTTCCGCAGCTTCGATCGGGATGGCTTCTACCACGCGACATCGGCCGGCTTCGTGTTGTTGACCTACAATACCACCGAGTTGCCGGTCGATCGGGCACCGAAAAAATGGACCGACCTTCTCGAACTCGAGTGGAAGCACAGGATCGCGACGGGGCATCCGGGCTTTTCGGGCTATGTCGGGACCTGGGCGGTCGCCATGCGCAAGCTGTACGGCTGGTCGTTCTTCGAACGACTCGAGAAGAACAAGCCGCAGATCGGCCGATCGATCAACGACACGCTGTCGATGTTGTCGGCGGGCCAACGGCAACTCGGAGTCGGCGCCGCCGGGCCGACGCTCGCCCGCGCCACACGGGGCAGTCCATTGGCGATCACCTTCCCGGCCGATGGCGCCGTGCTGGTGATCGCGCCGTCCGCTGTGATGAAGGACAGCCGCAACCCGAACGCCGCGCGGCTCTTCATAGAGTTCCTGAATTCGACGGAAGCGTCGAGGATCAATGCCGCCCACTTCGCGGTCCCGATCCGCCCCGAAGTAACGTCGCCACCCGGCCTGCGGCCCTTGCAGAGCGTCAAGACGATCCGGCCGACCGTCAGCGAGATCGCGCAGGGCATCCCCGAAGTCATCGACCAGTGGCGCGAGACGTTTGGCAACTAA
- a CDS encoding MmgE/PrpD family protein yields MAATPVTAEIARRATALVWTHLPDDLVERTKQCLLDWFAVTVPGAQEELTDILVREALEDGAKGPASLVARGEKVTPSTAALINGAASHALDYDDVNFAMGGHPTVTVVPVLLALGEQMKASGRLFIESFVAGYETSGRVGRLVAPSHYQKGFHVTGTVGSFSAAAAAGRMLGLSDKQLAVAFGIAATQAAGLKSNFGTMCKPLHAGTASEHGLRAARLAARGFTARGDSLECDQGFASSQSDHLNADQALGEPPSGWHLRNNLFKYHAACYLTHAPIECAREIRLKSNFPPERVKKITLRLDAGADKVCNIPNPTTGLEAKFSLRQTVAMALTGVDTAALDSYNEAVTQEPRIKALRDKMAIEFKPDWAHSLAEVAIQLDDGTTLEARHDSGIPWPDLGKQRKAIEAKFEGLVTPVLGAAGTSRLRDAIERIDTMTDVGELARASAKA; encoded by the coding sequence ATGGCCGCCACGCCCGTTACCGCCGAGATCGCCCGCCGCGCCACGGCGCTTGTCTGGACGCACCTTCCCGACGATCTGGTCGAGCGCACCAAGCAGTGCCTGCTCGACTGGTTCGCCGTCACCGTGCCCGGCGCCCAGGAGGAGCTGACCGACATCCTCGTGCGCGAGGCGCTCGAAGATGGCGCCAAGGGTCCGGCGAGCCTGGTGGCACGCGGTGAGAAGGTGACGCCCTCGACTGCAGCGCTGATCAACGGCGCCGCCAGTCATGCGCTCGACTACGACGACGTCAACTTCGCCATGGGCGGCCATCCGACGGTGACGGTGGTCCCTGTCCTGCTGGCGCTCGGCGAGCAGATGAAGGCGTCGGGCCGGCTGTTCATCGAGAGCTTCGTCGCGGGTTACGAGACCTCGGGTCGCGTCGGCCGCCTGGTCGCCCCCAGCCACTACCAGAAAGGCTTCCACGTCACCGGCACGGTCGGCTCCTTTTCCGCCGCCGCGGCGGCCGGGCGCATGCTGGGTCTCAGCGACAAGCAGCTCGCGGTCGCCTTCGGCATCGCCGCCACCCAGGCGGCCGGCCTGAAGTCGAACTTCGGCACCATGTGCAAGCCGCTGCACGCCGGCACCGCGTCGGAGCACGGGCTGCGCGCCGCCCGCCTCGCCGCCAGGGGTTTTACGGCGCGCGGCGATTCGCTCGAGTGCGACCAGGGCTTCGCTTCCTCGCAAAGCGACCACCTCAATGCCGACCAGGCGCTGGGCGAGCCGCCGTCGGGCTGGCACCTGCGCAACAACCTCTTCAAGTACCACGCCGCCTGCTACCTGACGCACGCGCCCATCGAATGCGCCAGGGAGATCCGGCTCAAGAGCAACTTCCCGCCCGAGCGCGTGAAGAAGATCACGCTGCGGTTGGACGCGGGTGCCGACAAGGTCTGCAACATCCCGAACCCGACGACCGGCCTCGAGGCCAAGTTCTCACTGCGCCAGACCGTGGCGATGGCGCTGACGGGCGTCGATACCGCGGCCCTCGACTCCTACAACGAAGCGGTCACCCAGGAGCCGCGCATCAAGGCGCTGCGCGACAAGATGGCGATCGAGTTCAAGCCCGACTGGGCGCATTCGCTCGCCGAAGTGGCGATCCAGCTCGACGACGGCACGACCCTCGAAGCCCGACACGATTCGGGTATCCCGTGGCCCGATCTCGGCAAGCAGCGCAAGGCGATCGAAGCCAAGTTCGAGGGCCTGGTCACACCGGTGCTCGGTGCCGCCGGCACCAGCCGCCTGCGCGACGCCATCGAGCGCATTGACACGATGACGGACGTGGGCGAGTTGGCACGGGCGTCGGCGAAAGCCTAA
- a CDS encoding AMP-binding protein — MSLIDLPDTDTLPKLVERNAVADPRGAGMREKTRGVWKTYSWSDYRDNVRDFALGLAALGFARGDKLSVIGDNRPQLYFAQLAAQALGGVSVPVYQDSIAAELVYVLNHAETSVIVAEDQEQVDKALSLKDKLPKLRWVVFNDPRGLSFYDDPILRSFQDVLEEGRKFGLAHKDYYAKALAGGTADDTAMIAYTSGTTGNPKGVMLTHKNMIATVEAFVSVNEVKLGDNWLSYLPMAWVGDAAFTVGMALVARLTANCPESPETVQRDLRELGPDAMLAPPRIWENMLTLMQIKGNDASRAKRCVFEYFRGLAERCELKRSDGKSLSLLERLGLALGEVVVYGPVRDQLGLRKARWCYTGGAPLGPDTYRFFRSFGINLKQVYGATEASALIACQPDSEANPNTVGRPIPSVDIKVDDRGEVLLKGPNVFKGYFKQDDVTRETLTTDGWLKTGDAGFFDKQGHLVIIDRAKDVGKLADGTAFAPQFIENKLKFSPYIREAVAFGDQRPFVVAMIAIDMQTVGTWAEKKGLAYTSFMDLSRKPEAAELIGAEIAKANATLPDVQQVKRFLLLNKELDADDSEMTRTRKVRRRFVAEKYGNVIEAFYGGKSEVDVVVEITFEDGRKSTLNSTIVIHDTYGAATTARRAA, encoded by the coding sequence ATGAGCCTGATCGATTTGCCGGACACCGACACGCTGCCCAAGCTCGTCGAGCGCAACGCGGTAGCCGACCCGCGCGGCGCCGGCATGCGCGAGAAGACGCGGGGCGTGTGGAAGACGTACAGCTGGTCCGATTACCGCGACAACGTGCGCGATTTCGCTCTCGGCCTCGCGGCGCTGGGCTTCGCCCGCGGCGACAAGCTTTCGGTGATCGGCGACAACCGTCCTCAGCTCTACTTCGCGCAACTGGCGGCGCAGGCGCTCGGCGGGGTTTCGGTGCCGGTGTACCAGGACTCGATCGCGGCGGAGCTGGTCTACGTCCTGAACCATGCGGAAACATCCGTCATCGTGGCCGAAGACCAGGAACAGGTCGACAAGGCGCTGTCGCTCAAGGACAAGCTGCCGAAACTGCGCTGGGTCGTATTCAACGACCCGCGCGGGTTGTCGTTCTACGACGACCCGATCCTGCGATCGTTCCAGGATGTGCTGGAGGAGGGCCGGAAATTCGGCCTTGCCCACAAGGACTACTACGCGAAAGCGCTTGCGGGCGGCACCGCGGACGACACGGCGATGATCGCCTATACGTCTGGAACGACCGGCAATCCCAAGGGCGTCATGCTGACGCACAAGAACATGATCGCGACGGTGGAGGCCTTCGTTTCCGTGAACGAGGTCAAGCTGGGCGACAACTGGTTGTCGTACCTGCCGATGGCCTGGGTCGGCGACGCGGCCTTCACGGTGGGCATGGCGCTGGTGGCGCGACTCACCGCGAACTGCCCCGAGAGCCCCGAAACGGTCCAGCGCGATCTGCGCGAATTGGGGCCGGACGCCATGCTGGCGCCGCCGCGCATCTGGGAGAACATGCTCACCCTGATGCAAATCAAGGGCAACGATGCATCCCGCGCCAAGAGATGCGTATTCGAGTACTTCCGCGGCCTCGCCGAACGCTGTGAACTGAAACGCAGTGACGGCAAGTCCTTGTCGCTGCTGGAAAGACTCGGGCTCGCGCTGGGCGAGGTCGTGGTCTACGGTCCGGTGCGCGATCAGCTCGGCTTGCGCAAGGCAAGGTGGTGCTACACCGGCGGGGCACCACTTGGGCCGGACACGTATCGCTTTTTTCGCTCGTTCGGTATCAACCTGAAGCAGGTCTATGGTGCGACCGAGGCCTCCGCTCTGATCGCCTGCCAGCCCGACTCCGAGGCCAACCCCAACACCGTCGGGCGCCCGATCCCGAGCGTCGATATCAAGGTCGATGACCGTGGCGAAGTGCTGCTGAAAGGGCCGAACGTCTTCAAGGGCTACTTCAAGCAGGACGACGTGACACGCGAGACGCTGACGACGGACGGATGGCTCAAGACGGGTGACGCGGGCTTCTTCGACAAGCAGGGCCACCTCGTCATCATCGATCGCGCGAAGGACGTCGGCAAGCTGGCCGACGGCACGGCATTCGCGCCGCAATTCATCGAGAACAAGCTGAAGTTCAGCCCCTACATCCGCGAGGCCGTGGCGTTCGGCGACCAGCGGCCCTTCGTCGTCGCCATGATCGCGATCGACATGCAGACCGTCGGGACCTGGGCGGAGAAGAAGGGGCTGGCCTACACCAGCTTCATGGATCTCAGCCGCAAGCCCGAGGCGGCCGAGCTGATCGGCGCGGAAATCGCCAAGGCCAACGCCACGCTGCCGGACGTGCAGCAGGTCAAGCGCTTTCTGCTGCTCAACAAGGAACTGGATGCCGACGATTCCGAGATGACGCGAACCCGCAAGGTGCGCCGTCGATTCGTGGCCGAAAAGTACGGCAACGTGATCGAGGCGTTCTACGGAGGCAAATCCGAAGTCGACGTCGTCGTGGAGATCACCTTCGAGGACGGGCGCAAATCGACACTGAACTCGACGATCGTCATCCACGATACCTACGGCGCGGCCACGACAGCGCGCCGGGCGGCGTAG
- a CDS encoding class I SAM-dependent methyltransferase has protein sequence MSQAPDRHWAAYYAKLRDRPPRRTLLKALDGFEPLPADPLAVDLGCGAGRDLVELLRRGWRVVAVDSEPEALRKLPEDERITPVLGRFEDIPLPIGIHLVNSSFAMPLCEPEKFRDLWMRIREALPSGGRFSGQWYGPRDTWFGRPGMTFVSRDEALALLEGLELEMFEEEEDEGVTPRGNTKHWHIFHIVARKP, from the coding sequence ATGTCACAAGCACCTGATCGCCACTGGGCGGCCTACTACGCGAAACTGCGGGACCGCCCGCCACGGCGCACACTGTTGAAGGCCCTCGATGGCTTCGAACCGTTGCCAGCCGACCCGCTCGCGGTCGACCTCGGTTGCGGCGCGGGCCGCGACCTCGTCGAGTTGCTGAGGCGCGGCTGGCGCGTGGTCGCCGTCGACAGTGAACCCGAAGCGCTGCGCAAGCTGCCGGAAGACGAGCGCATTACACCCGTCCTCGGCCGCTTCGAGGACATCCCGTTGCCGATCGGCATCCATCTGGTGAACTCGAGTTTCGCCATGCCGTTGTGCGAGCCGGAAAAATTCCGCGACCTCTGGATGCGCATCCGCGAGGCGCTGCCCTCCGGCGGCCGCTTCAGCGGCCAGTGGTACGGCCCGCGCGACACCTGGTTCGGCCGGCCCGGCATGACCTTCGTCTCGCGCGACGAAGCGCTTGCCCTGCTGGAGGGCCTCGAGCTGGAGATGTTCGAGGAAGAAGAGGACGAAGGCGTCACACCGCGTGGCAACACCAAGCATTGGCACATCTTTCACATCGTGGCCCGAAAGCCCTAG